AGGCTTTTGAAGAAATAAATACAGGTAGCTTGTTCTGGATTAAGAAAAGTCTGCGTAAGATACTTCGACTAACGAATAAGCATATACGTTATATGGGCGAAAAGGAAGGTGAAGTAGAACTGTTGCTATACTTCGTTACTCAAATAAAAGAGTTTAAAATTCCTATTAAGAAAAGTACGCAGCTGCAAAACCTGTATCAATCACAGGTAAAGAAGATAGAGGCTGCTATTGCTACGCTACATGAAGATCTGCAACATGATTATTACCGCCAGTTGGAAGCTGTTCAATAAATTATAGTATTGCCCTTTGCTTTAGTCAAAGATTTCTAAATAGCGCTTCACTGATCGTTCCATAGCCGCTTGTGCATTGGTACGTATATATTGACCAAAGGCACCATACATGGCATCATATGTTAACGGTGCTGCTGTAGCTTGTATGCTAAGAATTTCTCGCTTAGGTAGCGGTATCATGTTGGGGTAACTATACATGAACGACACCGTCTTTCGGTTAGGCGCCACTTGTATCGTATCGCCTACAAACAACGCACCTTTACCAGCTGGCCAGTAAAGAATAGAAGCGCCTGGAAAGTGGCCGCCGCAACGTACCAGTTGAATGCCATCCCATAGATCCAAAACTGGCTCACTCCATAGCTGTATACATTTATCCGTTCTACCCAGCCACTCTGCATCCAATGCATTAATATAAACAGGTGCGTTCCCAAAAGCTTCGCTCCATTCTATGATGGTAGAGAAATAGTGTGGGTGCGACAAAGCAATGGCGCTGATACCGCCCAACTCATTGATCCGAGTAATCGTAGCCGCATCCAGGTTAGCAATACAATCCCATAGAATATTACCACCAGGTGTTTGTATCAAATGCGCTCGTTGGCCAATAGCAAATGATGGTGTTGTGTAAATAGCATAAACACGATCTGCTATCTGGTCTATTGTGTTTGTAAAGCTGGCATTTAATTCTTCTAAGGTAGTCCACTGTTGCCCTTCTTCTTTTACATACTGCCTGTCGTCTTCACATATAGGGCAATGTGTAGGTGTATTAACAGAAGCATTGTATTGTACACCACATGTTTTGCAGATGTAATAGGTGGGCTGCATAGTAATACAGGTTTACGTAAATCTAAGTTATTGGAATTTGCTGCCATCGTAAAGAATAGTATCAACTATAGCAAGAATATTTCCAGAAAACGACTACAAAATCTCTTGAAGTAACTGACAAGAAGCTATTACCTTTCCGTATAATTTCAATTATGGACACCATCGCTTCTATTCAGAAAGATTTGCAGGCAGTCACTGAAAAATTGATCCAACTGTTACAGTCTTTTACACCGGATGCTTTTACGAAAAGACCTGCGGAACAAAACTGGTCAGCGGCCGAAGTGGCAGAGCATTTACTCATTGTGAATAAGAACCTATCGTATGTATTGAAGTTGGATGGCGCTACGCCTGATAGAGATCCTGATAAAAAGCTGGCTGTAATAAAAGAGGCATTATCCGATCGAACAATGAAGATCGTTGCGCCTGAGAGCGTAAAGCCAACAGGCACGGTGCAAAATCAACAAGAGTTGGTTGATGGCTTACAATATTGTATGCAGCAGATCAGTCGGGTAGTGGGCGAAAAAGATCTATATGAACTATGTGAGCAATACCCGCATCCTCGACTGGGCCGCTTAACTCGTTTCGAATGGCTCTACTTCATTATTTATCATACGGAGAGACATTGCAGTCAGTTAGCCGATATCTATAGTGAAGTTGAGGCTAGTGCTAGCATATAGAATCAGGAAGAAGTTAAGTTTGATTATCTAACGGTGAGGAGTACTATTTTATATTGCTGTAAAGACTAAAAGAAAACAGGCGCCATGATCATCATGTGCGCCTGTTGTATTACTTACCTCCCAACTGCTTGTTTAGGGGTGTTTGATAGGTCATTTTTTACAATAGGTATCGGAATGGGTTTGCCCTCCATACCCATAAGACGTATTAGTTCTTCATTCTCTTGCTTACGGGCCAGCATAAACGAAGACAACGCTTGCTGGTATTCTTCCCACTCATCGGGCGTATGTGTAGTTACGCCGCCTTGTTGTTCAAAATAGTAGTGAGCTCCAATATAGCGTTTTACATGGGCCCGGCTTTCGCCAGGCAAAAAGTTTTGTAGTTGCCAAAAATTATGGCTGCCGCTTTTCTTAATGGCTTTGTTTACATTGCCAGGACCTCCATTATAGGCTGCTAGTACCAATAACCAGTCGCCATAAATATTGTACAGTGTTTTAAGGTATTTAGCAGCGGCCACAGTGCTTTTATAAAGGTGTCGGCGTTCATCTACTTTGCCTCCTACTTTCAATCCTAGTAAGCGGGCAGTGCTAGGCATAAGCTGCCAGAGTCCTGCCGCACCAGCATGTGAGGTAGCCTTAGGGTT
This genomic interval from Flavisolibacter tropicus contains the following:
- a CDS encoding MBL fold metallo-hydrolase gives rise to the protein MQPTYYICKTCGVQYNASVNTPTHCPICEDDRQYVKEEGQQWTTLEELNASFTNTIDQIADRVYAIYTTPSFAIGQRAHLIQTPGGNILWDCIANLDAATITRINELGGISAIALSHPHYFSTIIEWSEAFGNAPVYINALDAEWLGRTDKCIQLWSEPVLDLWDGIQLVRCGGHFPGASILYWPAGKGALFVGDTIQVAPNRKTVSFMYSYPNMIPLPKREILSIQATAAPLTYDAMYGAFGQYIRTNAQAAMERSVKRYLEIFD
- a CDS encoding DinB family protein, which produces MDTIASIQKDLQAVTEKLIQLLQSFTPDAFTKRPAEQNWSAAEVAEHLLIVNKNLSYVLKLDGATPDRDPDKKLAVIKEALSDRTMKIVAPESVKPTGTVQNQQELVDGLQYCMQQISRVVGEKDLYELCEQYPHPRLGRLTRFEWLYFIIYHTERHCSQLADIYSEVEASASI
- a CDS encoding lytic transglycosylase domain-containing protein, whose translation is MTKRKRVKASLLHLFVLASSVAYAKSGKQQLPTDAQQKTTVAAQVLTKAAVTAVLTDSSLVNPDSAKSGSLLDELFNSEMSNAPKANLNTKATSFVKNFLKDNQEDLQLAERRSSSCFSTIAAIFSQYGLPTELKYLAVIESKLNPKATSHAGAAGLWQLMPSTARLLGLKVGGKVDERRHLYKSTVAAAKYLKTLYNIYGDWLLVLAAYNGGPGNVNKAIKKSGSHNFWQLQNFLPGESRAHVKRYIGAHYYFEQQGGVTTHTPDEWEEYQQALSSFMLARKQENEELIRLMGMEGKPIPIPIVKNDLSNTPKQAVGR